The following are encoded together in the Pedobacter steynii genome:
- a CDS encoding TonB-dependent receptor domain-containing protein, producing MFLTVSIFLCFNINAGAQQAAINLSIDIPSGKMEDAIRLIEKQYKITFAYESSMLKDVTVRKFRFKNQKLSVILTALFRETDLSYEEKGNNIIIKKNGGQENRTGQEKQGRTGGTLSGYIEDPASGERLVGVSIYVYGADVGTTSNNYGFYSIALPGNQAHVRLSYLGFKTIDTTVQLQEDTRVVFRMPQEQSTLEDVVITASKSPEIQRTSQMSKMTLSPEQIKSMPKFFGESDVMKTLQLMPGVQQGSEGTSALLVRGGSPDQNLILLDGAPLYNPSHLLGVFSTFNTSTIKNVDLYKGAFPARFGGRLSSVVDIVTKDGNLHEIHGDFSIGILASQLTLEGPIVKGKTSFVLSGRRTYADLFVSPLMKGTAVNIDKFGLYFYDLNFKMQHLLSERDRLVLSLYAGKDKLRIRTKGTNYINDMALGWGNYSGTLRWNHVFSKNLFANTTLILSDYAFETSNRDERTSIGTTAKHAFTLNSGIRDYGAKTDFDYRPHPDHSIRAGAGYTWHAFTPGVTSEVLEEDGSQVSLQESNNNKISGTELDVYAEDDWNVMDKLKVNYGLHWSGFATEGKFYHYLQPRISARYLLPGDWGLKVSFARMAQYLHLLAGNSITLPTDLWVPATKKVLPQLANQFAIGLARNIFSNKIEFSLEGYYKTMDHVIEYKEGEAYINTADKNWSDKIAMGKGKAYGMEVMIQKKEGRLTGWVAYTLSRTERTIPGINFDRTFPYKYDRRHDFKIITSYKLTPGIELSGSWIFQSASPFTIPVGQYEGVTSYDEYGNPANALPNITARNNFRIESYHRLDLSLSFIRNKKNGVIRTWNISVFNAYNRKNPFLYYSKYNGLTNTSDMTRLTLLPVLPSISYSLKF from the coding sequence ATGTTTCTGACTGTAAGTATTTTCTTATGCTTCAACATTAATGCAGGGGCTCAACAGGCGGCGATTAATCTAAGTATTGATATCCCCTCCGGGAAGATGGAAGATGCAATCAGGCTGATAGAAAAGCAATATAAAATTACATTTGCTTACGAGAGCAGCATGCTCAAAGATGTTACTGTAAGGAAATTCCGGTTTAAAAATCAAAAGTTGTCCGTTATACTTACAGCATTGTTCCGGGAAACGGACCTGAGTTATGAAGAGAAGGGAAATAATATTATTATAAAAAAAAACGGCGGGCAGGAAAACAGGACCGGTCAGGAAAAACAGGGAAGGACCGGGGGAACCCTTAGCGGTTATATAGAAGATCCGGCCAGCGGCGAACGCCTGGTAGGTGTATCTATATATGTTTACGGTGCGGATGTGGGTACCACTTCCAATAATTATGGTTTTTACAGCATTGCACTACCCGGCAACCAGGCTCATGTAAGGCTTTCTTACCTTGGTTTTAAAACGATAGACACTACGGTACAGCTACAGGAAGATACAAGAGTGGTTTTCAGAATGCCCCAGGAACAAAGCACTTTGGAGGATGTTGTGATTACAGCCAGTAAGAGCCCGGAAATACAAAGGACGTCGCAAATGAGTAAAATGACGCTTTCTCCGGAACAGATAAAATCTATGCCTAAGTTCTTTGGCGAATCTGACGTCATGAAAACGTTACAACTGATGCCGGGTGTACAGCAGGGCAGCGAAGGCACTTCTGCCTTACTGGTTCGGGGCGGCTCTCCTGACCAGAACCTGATTTTACTGGATGGTGCTCCTTTGTATAATCCCTCTCACTTGCTGGGTGTATTTTCCACTTTTAATACCAGCACCATCAAGAATGTAGACTTGTATAAGGGCGCCTTCCCGGCACGTTTTGGAGGGAGACTTTCTTCTGTTGTGGATATAGTAACGAAAGACGGCAACCTCCATGAAATACACGGCGATTTTTCGATCGGGATATTAGCATCACAACTCACACTCGAAGGCCCCATTGTTAAGGGGAAGACTTCTTTCGTATTATCAGGAAGAAGGACTTATGCCGATCTGTTTGTCTCACCGTTGATGAAAGGGACTGCTGTTAATATAGATAAATTCGGATTGTATTTCTACGACCTTAATTTCAAAATGCAACACTTGTTATCGGAACGTGATCGCCTGGTACTAAGCCTGTATGCAGGCAAAGATAAACTCCGCATCAGGACAAAGGGCACCAACTACATAAATGATATGGCGCTTGGCTGGGGCAATTATAGCGGCACGCTGCGCTGGAACCATGTATTTTCAAAAAACCTGTTTGCCAATACTACATTGATTCTGTCGGACTATGCATTCGAAACCAGTAACAGGGATGAAAGAACCAGTATTGGCACTACAGCCAAACATGCCTTTACACTTAATTCCGGGATCAGGGACTACGGCGCTAAAACAGATTTCGATTACCGGCCGCATCCCGATCACAGCATCAGGGCCGGAGCCGGATATACCTGGCACGCCTTTACGCCGGGTGTTACCAGCGAAGTGCTGGAAGAAGATGGTAGTCAGGTGTCGCTGCAGGAAAGTAACAATAACAAAATATCAGGCACTGAGCTAGACGTTTATGCAGAAGATGACTGGAATGTAATGGACAAGCTTAAAGTAAACTACGGTCTGCACTGGAGCGGTTTTGCAACAGAGGGAAAATTTTACCATTACCTGCAGCCCCGGATCAGTGCACGGTATCTGCTACCCGGCGATTGGGGCCTGAAAGTTTCTTTTGCCCGGATGGCCCAGTATTTACACCTACTGGCCGGCAACTCCATCACCCTACCCACAGACTTATGGGTGCCTGCAACAAAAAAGGTACTGCCACAGCTTGCCAATCAATTTGCGATAGGGTTGGCACGCAATATTTTCAGCAACAAAATAGAATTTTCACTGGAGGGGTATTACAAAACTATGGATCATGTTATTGAATACAAAGAAGGTGAAGCCTACATAAATACAGCGGATAAAAACTGGAGTGATAAAATAGCAATGGGCAAAGGCAAAGCTTATGGTATGGAAGTAATGATACAGAAAAAAGAAGGGCGGCTTACCGGTTGGGTGGCTTATACCTTATCGCGAACCGAACGAACCATACCAGGCATTAATTTCGACAGGACATTCCCCTATAAGTATGACCGCCGGCACGACTTTAAAATAATCACCAGTTATAAACTGACGCCGGGTATAGAACTTAGCGGATCCTGGATATTCCAGTCTGCATCACCCTTTACCATTCCTGTGGGACAGTATGAAGGCGTCACTTCTTACGATGAATATGGCAACCCGGCAAATGCATTACCCAATATAACGGCCAGGAACAATTTCAGAATTGAATCCTACCACCGGCTGGACTTAAGTTTAAGTTTTATACGGAATAAGAAGAACGGTGTAATCCGGACCTGGAATATCAGTGTGTTTAATGCATACAACAGGAAAAACCCTTTCCTTTATTATTCCAAGTACAATGGTCTGACCAATACAAGTGACATGACCCGGCTCACCTTGCTGCCGGTTTTACCCAGTATTTCCTACAGTCTTAAGTTCTAA
- a CDS encoding FecR family protein: protein MDELKIKELLRVDRPLTEEEQALLEQWYDQFPQHDDLTFSSSIDRERIKTEVKTAVYKGIHLALPKQNNKAVKFRYSRSIAAAAAILILGFGAWMYWSTTRLTGPETEQTAYTTITAPQGLENKLVTLPDRSEVWLMAGTTLKFPHQFAGNKREVELVNGMAFFTVVRNENAPFTVTSGDVRTTVLGTSFNISAYTKSDQVAVSVVTGKVKVAATKRDLGTITPDQQIMYSKTSGESKQQSINAHQLVDWVNGNVMFNNADISEVAEIIEAIYKVKLVYDKGAFSGLQFNFKFSKQLPLKEPLNILRDLSDADYEIQGDRVVIRKIN, encoded by the coding sequence ATGGATGAATTAAAGATAAAGGAGTTACTCCGGGTCGACAGGCCGCTGACCGAAGAGGAGCAGGCATTACTGGAGCAGTGGTATGACCAGTTCCCTCAGCATGACGATCTTACCTTTAGTTCATCCATAGACAGGGAAAGGATAAAAACGGAAGTTAAGACCGCTGTCTATAAAGGCATACATCTCGCTTTGCCCAAACAAAATAACAAAGCAGTAAAATTCAGGTACAGCCGGAGTATTGCAGCAGCAGCAGCTATACTTATCCTGGGCTTTGGCGCCTGGATGTATTGGAGTACCACCCGTTTGACCGGTCCGGAAACGGAACAAACAGCTTACACCACAATCACTGCCCCTCAAGGCCTGGAAAACAAACTGGTTACCCTGCCTGATCGTTCAGAAGTATGGTTGATGGCCGGTACCACACTTAAGTTTCCACATCAGTTTGCAGGTAATAAACGGGAAGTGGAACTAGTCAACGGTATGGCTTTTTTCACCGTTGTCCGTAATGAAAACGCACCATTTACGGTAACCTCCGGTGATGTCCGCACAACGGTATTGGGTACATCATTCAACATCAGTGCTTACACAAAGTCAGACCAGGTAGCGGTAAGTGTAGTTACCGGAAAGGTGAAAGTTGCTGCCACCAAACGGGACCTTGGTACGATAACACCTGATCAGCAAATTATGTATTCAAAAACATCAGGCGAAAGCAAACAACAAAGTATAAATGCACACCAGCTTGTGGATTGGGTTAACGGGAACGTGATGTTTAACAATGCCGACATTAGTGAAGTAGCAGAAATCATAGAAGCAATTTATAAAGTTAAATTGGTTTACGATAAAGGTGCCTTTTCAGGTTTGCAGTTCAATTTTAAATTTTCAAAACAATTGCCTTTAAAAGAACCGTTGAATATTCTCAGAGACCTTAGTGATGCGGATTATGAAATTCAAGGAGACAGGGTTGTTATCCGTAAGATAAACTAA
- a CDS encoding DUF4249 domain-containing protein yields the protein MKHLRSLTAILLSFVVSLSSCEKKIDIPLPQGAEQLVLNALMNKDSIIYVRLTKLNPGLSVNFKEEQAKEVRLYENGVFKETLFKEERNGRLFYRSTINAVEGFSYKIEAEMAEGKLEGEDIIPGSVSVRPGKLSHETDNEGNEQTKLQFSLTDQANTRNYYRFRVFQLHTSNNDPLLNSFSVDGKTELGSDLTLNTEYTAFFTDDELFDAQDMSYTLSLNYTTVDSAIVEITALSEASYKYLKSSYNAVENAGNPFVEPSSIFSNIQNGLGIVGGLCVKRIVIK from the coding sequence ATGAAACATTTACGATCGCTGACCGCTATATTACTATCCTTTGTTGTTTCCCTTTCTTCCTGCGAAAAGAAGATAGACATCCCCTTACCACAAGGTGCGGAACAACTTGTGCTCAATGCTTTAATGAACAAGGATAGTATTATTTATGTTCGGCTCACTAAGCTTAACCCTGGTTTATCCGTGAATTTTAAAGAAGAGCAGGCCAAGGAAGTCAGGCTCTATGAAAATGGTGTATTTAAGGAAACGCTTTTTAAGGAAGAACGCAACGGACGCTTGTTTTACCGAAGCACGATTAATGCAGTTGAGGGATTCAGTTACAAAATCGAAGCAGAGATGGCAGAAGGAAAACTGGAGGGTGAGGACATTATTCCGGGCAGCGTTAGCGTCAGGCCTGGCAAACTAAGTCATGAGACTGATAACGAAGGTAACGAACAAACCAAACTTCAGTTTTCCCTAACCGATCAGGCGAATACCAGAAATTATTATCGTTTTAGGGTATTTCAACTCCATACATCTAACAATGATCCACTATTAAATTCGTTTTCCGTTGACGGAAAAACCGAATTGGGTAGCGACCTGACATTAAATACGGAATACACGGCTTTCTTTACAGATGATGAGTTATTCGATGCTCAGGATATGAGCTATACGTTATCCCTCAATTATACTACTGTTGATTCTGCTATAGTCGAAATAACGGCTTTGTCCGAAGCAAGCTATAAATACCTGAAAAGTTCTTACAACGCTGTAGAAAATGCGGGTAATCCTTTTGTTGAGCCTTCCTCGATATTCAGCAATATACAAAACGGGTTAGGTATAGTAGGCGGACTATGTGTAAAAAGAATAGTCATAAAATAA